The following are encoded in a window of Methanofastidiosum sp. genomic DNA:
- a CDS encoding DUF362 domain-containing protein translates to MTEIVSIRNALDYEKGLSEGIDKVLSDLGGIERFVKKGDTVALKPNFIVYSSPQKGIVTHPLFTFEIFKRVIEVGGEPFVIDSPGSGIPFNKPSLRHLYKSTGYWDVFKDYREFLNFDTSTEIIEVKNGLLLKKVRILKKLADSDVIINLPKMKTHSLTFITGAVKNMFGAIPGIEKTSYHSRFRDILDFSKALIDILNVTNPSLSLMDGIISLEGDGPAMKGTPRNTGVLVGSKDPFSLDFVFSEIIGLSPNSVPYLKVGLENNITNGSYKVIGDLVNIQDFELPQTFHGNSTTEIIYMYNKIVAPIYRKLFVQKPKIIKQKCIRCGVCLRSCPEKAITMDKISAKIEYDKCIRCYCCHEQCPEGAIDLKRINL, encoded by the coding sequence ATGACTGAAATAGTATCAATTAGAAACGCTCTAGACTATGAAAAAGGTCTCTCAGAGGGCATAGATAAAGTCTTAAGTGATTTGGGGGGTATTGAGAGATTTGTAAAAAAAGGAGATACGGTCGCATTAAAGCCGAACTTCATTGTTTATTCTTCTCCTCAAAAAGGAATTGTTACCCATCCTTTGTTCACATTTGAAATTTTTAAGAGAGTTATTGAAGTTGGTGGGGAGCCTTTTGTAATCGACAGTCCAGGTAGTGGCATACCCTTTAACAAACCTTCCCTTAGGCATTTATATAAATCAACTGGTTACTGGGATGTGTTCAAAGACTACAGGGAGTTTTTAAACTTCGATACTTCTACCGAAATAATTGAAGTAAAAAATGGGCTCCTATTAAAGAAAGTAAGAATCTTGAAAAAACTTGCAGATTCGGATGTAATTATAAATTTGCCGAAAATGAAGACCCATTCTCTGACTTTTATTACAGGTGCAGTTAAAAATATGTTTGGTGCTATACCTGGGATTGAAAAAACTTCATACCATTCCAGATTTAGAGATATATTGGACTTTTCAAAAGCGCTAATAGACATCTTGAATGTAACTAATCCTTCACTTAGTTTAATGGATGGAATAATATCACTTGAAGGTGATGGCCCGGCTATGAAGGGAACGCCCCGAAATACTGGAGTCCTTGTTGGTTCAAAGGACCCTTTCTCACTAGATTTTGTTTTTTCAGAGATTATCGGCTTGTCCCCAAATTCTGTCCCTTATCTAAAAGTTGGCTTAGAAAATAATATCACAAATGGTTCATATAAAGTAATAGGGGATTTAGTTAACATACAAGATTTTGAACTTCCTCAGACTTTCCACGGAAATAGTACAACTGAAATAATATATATGTATAATAAAATTGTAGCCCCGATATACCGGAAGTTATTTGTTCAAAAACCTAAAATCATAAAGCAAAAATGTATAAGATGTGGCGTCTGTCTAAGAAGCTGCCCTGAAAAAGCAATTACAATGGACAAAATTTCAGCGAAAATAGAATACGATAAATGCATCAGATGTTACTGCTGTCATGAGCAGTGCCCAGAGGGCGCTATTGATCTTAAAAGAATTAACTTATAG
- a CDS encoding carboxymuconolactone decarboxylase family protein — protein MKEEVFYGRGMKKIRSDYPEIYETIIKLNDAVYTGKALDYKTQKLIAIGIAASRCDESATDRQMRSAIKELGVTSDEIVDVLRVVLLTSGMPSFTKGVRILEEIEK, from the coding sequence ATGAAAGAAGAAGTATTCTACGGAAGGGGTATGAAGAAGATCAGATCAGACTACCCTGAAATTTATGAAACAATTATAAAATTAAATGATGCGGTTTACACGGGAAAAGCCCTAGACTATAAAACTCAAAAACTTATTGCAATAGGAATCGCTGCTTCAAGATGTGATGAGAGTGCAACTGATAGACAGATGAGGTCAGCGATTAAGGAGTTGGGAGTCACCTCTGACGAGATAGTCGATGTGCTTCGAGTAGTCTTATTGACTTCAGGCATGCCATCTTTTACAAAAGGCGTAAGGATTCTAGAAGAGATAGAAAAATAA